The following coding sequences are from one Prosthecobacter sp. window:
- the lgt gene encoding prolipoprotein diacylglyceryl transferase, with amino-acid sequence MLAYYLHDLSPHLFRITDKIAVHWYGLAYVLGFYLTYRVMLFLAKRGLSEIKPEAVADFITLVALFGVVLGGRLGYMLLYNFDEFIHAPWIFFLLNQGGMASHGGIVGVALFCLWYSRKHKISWAGIGDTLVCGAPLGLFLGRIANFINGELFGRVTNVPWAMKFPTEMLHEDFYRQGGQPGLIPEGVQHSPDIIAFFEQYRGGRAELETVLHPRHPSQLYEALGEGLFLTLILLAIRLKCPRLPHGIITGLFFILYAIARISLEFVRQPDSGSEMILGLTKGQFFSTFMIVVGAAFIAHGWFFGKRPVEPAQA; translated from the coding sequence ATGCTCGCCTACTATCTGCATGATCTCAGCCCGCATCTGTTCCGCATCACGGACAAGATCGCCGTGCATTGGTATGGCCTGGCGTATGTGCTGGGGTTTTACCTGACCTATCGCGTGATGCTCTTCTTGGCCAAACGCGGGCTGTCGGAGATCAAGCCGGAGGCGGTGGCGGATTTCATCACGCTGGTGGCGCTGTTCGGCGTCGTGCTGGGCGGCCGGTTGGGCTACATGCTGCTGTACAACTTCGACGAGTTCATCCACGCGCCGTGGATTTTCTTCCTGCTGAATCAAGGCGGCATGGCCAGCCACGGCGGCATCGTCGGAGTGGCCTTGTTCTGCCTGTGGTATTCCCGCAAGCATAAGATTTCCTGGGCCGGCATCGGTGACACGCTTGTGTGCGGCGCGCCGCTGGGGTTGTTCCTCGGGCGCATCGCGAACTTCATCAATGGCGAGCTGTTTGGCCGGGTGACAAATGTGCCGTGGGCGATGAAATTCCCCACGGAGATGCTGCATGAGGATTTTTACCGCCAAGGCGGCCAGCCGGGGCTGATTCCCGAAGGAGTGCAGCACAGCCCGGACATCATAGCGTTTTTTGAGCAGTATCGCGGTGGCCGGGCCGAGCTGGAGACGGTTTTGCACCCACGGCATCCCTCGCAGCTTTATGAAGCGCTCGGCGAGGGCCTGTTCCTCACACTGATCCTGCTGGCAATCCGCCTCAAATGCCCCCGCCTGCCGCATGGCATCATCACCGGCCTGTTCTTCATCCTGTATGCCATCGCCCGCATCTCGCTGGAGTTCGTGCGGCAGCCGGACAGCGGCTCGGAGATGATCCTGGGGCTCACGAAGGGCCAGTTCTTCTCCACCTTCATGATCGTGGTGGGGGCGGCCTTCATCGCCCATGGCTGGTTCTTCGGGAAGCGTCCGGTAGAGCCTGCCCAGGCCTGA
- a CDS encoding protein kinase yields MSTPSASSRTFWEPPSPEALQAAMPQYEVTEFLGRGGMGAVYKGRQISLERPVAIKILSKELDEREQGFAERFKNEARAMAKLNHPGIIAVYEFGETADGLLYIVMEYVEGTDVARMIARNERLTVEHALAITTWVCDALAYAHARGIVHRDIKPANIMVSADGAVKVADFGLAKVRGSNGETLGLTQSGMAMGTLHYMAPEALMLGSAVDHRADIYAVGVMLYQMLTGKLPQGMFKLPSRLVPGLDARFDEIIARAMREDRDTRHQSAAELRSELDGIHTHPMVRQGAGSSQMPFSRAPENVVDSAVVEMEPRVSKRSWVGGVAVFLAAGVVLAACYLWLNSSSDSGVDSTTTISTVSGSTGQDTTESEKPPPTASLGTATSPTSETSVAVSPFDSPKPVTVLPTTTRKDANAPATMASRSAPSAIYRWTDINGRVVEAAFGGVVDTDVLLKADGRGFLQHSMSKLSAESQALAQRLENETKSSNALKSTEMDNKNMAAPTTAVSTSSATHVWTDASGRVMSAAFGGVVDGNVLFKVGERSFLVAMSKLSSESQALARKLEDGTAFEAPGNLPPSYASRCSPQARLERILQNGGSEEVEQAVTKSLAWLKTKQNTNGSWGRNNKAAYTGFALQCYLARCEGVDSIGNGTTVMKGILYLIEVGSKNPHGILSDLWEGGKNGFGVYEHAIATTALGEACILEKAGGTSTPGLVEAFTRAVQVILDNQNKRGSWTYGGKEIVYNNDSSGEDLSISNWHFQALRSARDSGLKLADLDLCISQAVDYIATKQTQDGGFGGSNREAHYNQWSLSGGAIVGLQTLAAGDKNTEIRKGIEFLRSFIAAEPLDWNVNCNLYSWRHYTDAFFLIGGEDWIFYKNQMLSQILSAQQSDGSFKRGRANWPAGDAADEIYRQCLCTLQLEVFYRLAPRY; encoded by the coding sequence ATGAGCACTCCATCCGCTTCGTCCCGCACGTTCTGGGAGCCTCCATCTCCCGAGGCTTTGCAGGCGGCGATGCCTCAATATGAGGTGACGGAATTTCTCGGACGCGGCGGGATGGGGGCGGTGTACAAAGGACGGCAGATTTCCCTGGAACGCCCCGTGGCGATCAAGATCCTCTCCAAAGAGCTGGATGAGCGGGAGCAGGGATTCGCCGAACGTTTCAAGAACGAGGCGCGGGCGATGGCGAAGCTCAATCATCCGGGGATCATTGCCGTCTATGAGTTCGGTGAGACGGCGGACGGTCTTCTGTACATCGTGATGGAATACGTGGAGGGCACCGATGTCGCCCGCATGATCGCGCGCAATGAACGGCTGACGGTGGAGCACGCGCTGGCGATCACCACCTGGGTTTGTGATGCGCTTGCTTACGCGCATGCACGCGGCATCGTTCATCGCGACATCAAACCGGCCAACATCATGGTCAGCGCGGATGGAGCGGTGAAGGTGGCGGATTTTGGCCTGGCCAAAGTTCGCGGCAGCAATGGCGAGACGCTGGGGCTGACACAGAGCGGCATGGCCATGGGCACGTTGCATTACATGGCGCCTGAAGCTCTCATGCTCGGTTCGGCGGTGGATCATCGTGCCGACATCTATGCGGTGGGTGTCATGCTCTACCAGATGCTCACCGGCAAGCTGCCCCAGGGAATGTTCAAGCTGCCCTCGCGGCTCGTGCCAGGACTCGACGCACGTTTTGACGAGATCATCGCCAGAGCCATGCGCGAGGATCGCGACACTCGTCACCAAAGCGCCGCCGAGCTGCGTTCCGAACTGGACGGCATTCATACGCATCCAATGGTGAGACAGGGAGCGGGTTCGAGTCAGATGCCTTTTTCAAGGGCTCCGGAGAATGTTGTTGACTCAGCCGTGGTGGAGATGGAACCGCGAGTGTCTAAACGATCCTGGGTGGGAGGCGTGGCTGTGTTTTTAGCCGCCGGTGTGGTCTTGGCGGCCTGTTATCTGTGGCTGAACTCTTCGTCAGATTCAGGAGTGGATTCCACCACGACGATCAGCACAGTCAGCGGGTCTACAGGCCAGGATACAACTGAATCCGAAAAGCCACCGCCGACCGCAAGTCTCGGTACCGCGACCTCTCCGACCAGCGAGACTTCTGTCGCCGTTTCACCCTTTGACAGTCCTAAGCCTGTCACAGTTTTGCCGACAACGACGAGGAAAGACGCGAATGCACCAGCAACCATGGCCTCGAGGAGCGCTCCCAGCGCGATTTATAGATGGACGGACATAAATGGCAGGGTGGTCGAAGCAGCGTTCGGCGGTGTTGTTGACACCGATGTGCTGCTCAAAGCCGATGGTCGGGGTTTTCTGCAGCACTCAATGAGCAAACTGTCTGCGGAGAGCCAGGCGCTGGCGCAAAGGCTTGAGAATGAAACCAAGTCCTCCAACGCTTTGAAATCAACGGAGATGGATAATAAGAATATGGCAGCACCCACGACGGCGGTTAGCACCTCCAGCGCGACTCATGTATGGACCGATGCCAGCGGCAGAGTCATGTCGGCAGCATTCGGCGGTGTCGTTGACGGCAATGTGCTGTTCAAGGTCGGCGAGCGGAGTTTTCTGGTGGCCATGAGCAAGCTGTCCTCAGAGAGCCAGGCGCTGGCGCGCAAACTTGAGGATGGCACCGCGTTTGAGGCTCCTGGAAATCTGCCACCAAGCTACGCCAGCCGTTGTTCGCCACAGGCACGGCTGGAGCGCATTCTGCAAAACGGTGGCTCCGAGGAGGTCGAGCAGGCGGTGACGAAATCACTCGCATGGTTGAAGACGAAGCAGAACACCAATGGTTCCTGGGGCAGAAACAACAAGGCTGCCTACACCGGATTTGCGCTTCAATGTTACCTCGCTCGCTGCGAGGGAGTCGATTCGATTGGCAACGGAACCACCGTGATGAAGGGAATTCTCTATCTGATCGAAGTCGGCAGTAAGAATCCCCATGGCATTCTGTCAGACCTTTGGGAGGGGGGCAAAAACGGCTTTGGAGTCTACGAGCATGCGATTGCCACCACCGCGTTGGGTGAAGCCTGCATCTTGGAGAAGGCAGGAGGAACCAGCACGCCTGGACTGGTCGAGGCCTTCACACGGGCGGTGCAGGTCATCCTCGACAATCAAAATAAGCGCGGCTCCTGGACCTATGGCGGCAAAGAGATCGTCTATAACAATGATTCCAGCGGCGAAGATTTGTCCATTTCCAACTGGCATTTCCAGGCGTTGCGCAGCGCGCGCGACAGTGGTTTGAAACTGGCCGATCTCGATTTGTGCATCAGCCAGGCAGTGGATTACATCGCGACCAAGCAGACCCAGGACGGTGGCTTCGGAGGCAGCAATCGGGAGGCCCATTACAACCAGTGGTCGCTCTCCGGCGGTGCGATTGTCGGCCTGCAAACCTTGGCTGCGGGTGACAAAAACACCGAGATTCGCAAAGGCATTGAATTCCTGCGAAGTTTCATCGCTGCGGAGCCGCTGGACTGGAACGTGAACTGCAATCTCTACAGTTGGCGCCATTACACGGATGCCTTCTTCCTGATCGGCGGTGAAGATTGGATTTTTTACAAAAACCAGATGCTTTCGCAGATCCTCAGCGCACAGCAGTCCGATGGCTCTTTTAAACGAGGTCGTGCCAACTGGCCGGCGGGCGATGCTGCGGATGAAATTTACCGCCAGTGTCTCTGCACGCTGCAACTGGAAGTCTTCTACCGCCTCGCGCCGCGATACTGA
- the purH gene encoding bifunctional phosphoribosylaminoimidazolecarboxamide formyltransferase/IMP cyclohydrolase: MPIARALLSVSDKTGLLDFAKGLAALGVELLSTGGTSKHLKDGGLKVTDVSDHTGFPEMFDGRVKTLHPKVHGGLLQRRDNDEDKRNAKKHDIPVIDLVVVNLYPFEQTVAKKDVTLEEAIENIDIGGPSMLRSAAKNHRWVTVITDPADYSVVLAEMKENAGDTTLGTRERLACKVFQRTGSYDSAIAAFLNKEQTTQKTFNLSLPLYSELRYGDNPHQKTSLYGNFGDYFVKLHGKDLSYTNVLDIHAAAEIALEFRRPTVAILKHTNPCGVGCADEDLREAWQKAFETDKQAPFGGVIVVNRSMTLGLARIISEIFTDVIIAPDFDADARALLQKKKNLRLIQMLPGVAEALAEPIIRSAPGGVMVMDSDFRALGLDDLETKVKTVRPPTRDELEAMRFGWRVVKHVKSNAIVFATHDRTLAIGAGQMSRVDSCRIAIWKAKEAGLSLKGSIVASDAMFPFPDGLIAAAEAGATAAIQPGGSVKDAEVIAAADERKLAMVFTGVRHFLH; encoded by the coding sequence ATGCCCATCGCCCGTGCTCTGCTCTCTGTTTCCGATAAAACCGGTCTTCTCGACTTCGCCAAAGGCCTCGCGGCGCTCGGCGTGGAGCTGCTTTCCACCGGCGGTACGTCCAAGCACCTCAAGGACGGCGGCTTGAAGGTCACCGACGTCTCTGATCACACCGGCTTCCCCGAAATGTTCGACGGTCGCGTCAAAACCCTGCACCCGAAGGTCCACGGCGGCCTGCTGCAGCGCCGTGACAACGACGAAGACAAGCGCAACGCCAAGAAGCACGACATTCCCGTTATCGACCTCGTCGTCGTCAATCTTTACCCCTTTGAGCAGACCGTTGCCAAAAAGGACGTCACACTCGAAGAAGCCATCGAGAACATCGACATCGGCGGCCCGTCCATGCTGCGTTCGGCGGCCAAGAATCACCGCTGGGTCACCGTGATCACCGATCCGGCGGATTATTCGGTCGTGCTCGCCGAGATGAAGGAAAACGCCGGCGACACCACCCTCGGCACCCGCGAACGCCTCGCCTGCAAGGTTTTCCAGCGCACCGGCAGCTACGACTCCGCCATCGCCGCCTTCCTCAACAAGGAGCAGACCACCCAGAAGACCTTCAATCTCTCCCTGCCCCTCTATTCCGAGCTGCGCTACGGCGACAACCCGCACCAGAAGACCTCGCTCTACGGCAACTTCGGCGACTACTTCGTCAAGCTGCACGGCAAAGACCTCAGTTACACCAACGTCCTCGATATCCATGCCGCCGCCGAGATCGCCCTCGAGTTCCGCCGCCCCACCGTCGCCATCTTGAAGCACACCAATCCCTGCGGCGTCGGCTGTGCGGATGAAGACCTGCGCGAAGCCTGGCAGAAAGCCTTCGAGACCGACAAGCAGGCTCCCTTTGGCGGCGTCATCGTTGTGAACCGCAGCATGACGCTCGGCCTCGCCCGCATCATCTCCGAGATCTTCACCGATGTCATCATCGCCCCCGACTTCGATGCCGACGCCCGTGCTCTCTTGCAGAAGAAAAAGAACCTGCGCCTCATCCAGATGCTCCCCGGAGTCGCCGAAGCGCTCGCCGAGCCGATCATCCGCTCTGCTCCCGGCGGAGTCATGGTCATGGACAGCGATTTCCGCGCCCTCGGTCTCGACGACCTCGAAACGAAAGTGAAAACCGTTCGTCCACCGACCCGCGACGAGCTCGAAGCCATGCGCTTCGGCTGGCGTGTCGTGAAGCATGTCAAATCCAACGCCATCGTCTTCGCCACGCATGATCGCACCCTCGCCATCGGTGCCGGTCAGATGAGCCGCGTCGATTCCTGCCGCATCGCCATTTGGAAAGCCAAGGAAGCCGGTCTGTCACTCAAAGGCAGCATCGTCGCCTCCGACGCCATGTTCCCCTTCCCCGACGGCCTCATCGCCGCCGCCGAAGCCGGTGCCACCGCTGCCATCCAGCCCGGCGGCTCTGTGAAGGACGCCGAAGTCATCGCCGCCGCCGATGAACGCAAGCTCGCCATGGTCTTCACCGGCGTGCGTCACTTCCTGCACTAG
- the glgB gene encoding 1,4-alpha-glucan branching protein GlgB produces the protein MSQHSNKTEIQAVLGARHQNVFAFLGAHDVGGGKQVVRTVQPYAREVAVIVGGERVVAEKQHADGFFEAVTPKGLYELEVTSHEGDTTRNSDPYSFGLLLGDQDMYFFREGTHQRLWEVLGARLKTVHGVAGCQFAVWAPNAQRVSVVGDWNRWDGRVHVMRCRLEGGIWEIFIPGLGELTHYKFELVDKHGQLRVKSDPYAVFGQHSTQTASMTFNLERYRWSDGEWMQARAKCDLYHSPMSAYEVHLGSWKRKAEEGNRWMSYRELADDMIPYVKGLGFTHIEIMGIAEHPFDGSWGYQVTGYFAPTSRFGNPDEFREFVDRCHQAGLGVILDWVPGHFPKDAHGLAKFDGTALYEHEDPRLGEHQDWGTLIFNYGRHEVKNFLISNALYWLEQFHIDGLRVDAVASMLYLDYSRNAGEWVPNHLGGRENLEAIAFMRELNVVCYKKHPGTTIIAEESTAWPGVSKPVSTGGLGFGFKWNMGWMNDSLRYMQYEPVHRKYHHGEATFSMIYAYDESFILVLSHDEVVHGKGSLINKMPGDRWQKFANLRMFLSWMWMHPGKKLLFMGCEFGQWNEWKHDASLDWHLFLGEEHSGLQKLVRDINHLYTTRPALHTKDHEAGGFYWLDANDADNSIFVFARSSPDGDKVYVVVNATPVTRKSYRLGVSDAGGYRELFNSDSAAYAGSGVSAGAGFQAQHTSWQGQPWSVVVDLPPLGTLVLGR, from the coding sequence ATGAGCCAACATTCGAACAAAACCGAGATTCAGGCCGTGCTGGGAGCGCGCCACCAAAACGTGTTCGCCTTTCTGGGGGCGCATGATGTGGGTGGTGGGAAACAGGTGGTTCGCACCGTGCAACCCTACGCGCGCGAAGTGGCGGTCATTGTGGGCGGCGAACGCGTGGTGGCTGAGAAGCAGCATGCCGACGGCTTCTTCGAAGCAGTGACACCGAAGGGACTCTACGAACTGGAAGTGACCTCGCACGAAGGGGACACGACGCGCAACAGCGATCCCTACTCGTTCGGCCTCCTACTGGGGGACCAGGACATGTACTTTTTCCGCGAAGGCACGCATCAGCGCCTGTGGGAGGTGCTCGGCGCACGTTTGAAGACGGTGCATGGCGTGGCGGGCTGCCAGTTTGCGGTCTGGGCGCCGAACGCGCAGCGTGTGTCCGTCGTGGGTGACTGGAACCGCTGGGACGGTCGTGTGCATGTGATGCGCTGCCGCCTGGAAGGAGGCATCTGGGAGATTTTCATCCCCGGACTCGGCGAGCTGACGCACTACAAATTTGAACTCGTGGACAAGCACGGGCAACTGCGTGTGAAAAGCGACCCATATGCGGTGTTCGGCCAGCACAGCACGCAAACCGCCAGCATGACCTTCAATCTGGAGCGCTACCGCTGGTCGGATGGCGAGTGGATGCAGGCGCGTGCGAAATGCGATCTCTATCATTCACCGATGAGCGCGTATGAGGTGCATCTCGGCTCATGGAAACGCAAAGCGGAGGAGGGGAACCGCTGGATGTCGTATCGCGAGCTGGCGGACGACATGATTCCGTATGTGAAGGGACTCGGTTTCACACACATCGAGATCATGGGCATCGCCGAGCATCCGTTTGATGGCTCATGGGGTTATCAGGTGACGGGTTACTTCGCGCCGACGAGCCGCTTTGGAAATCCCGATGAGTTCCGTGAGTTTGTGGACCGCTGTCATCAGGCGGGACTCGGAGTGATCCTTGACTGGGTGCCGGGCCATTTCCCAAAGGATGCGCACGGCCTCGCGAAGTTCGACGGCACCGCCTTGTATGAGCACGAGGATCCGCGTCTCGGCGAGCATCAGGACTGGGGCACGCTGATTTTCAATTACGGCCGGCATGAGGTGAAGAATTTTCTCATCTCGAACGCGCTCTACTGGCTGGAGCAGTTCCACATCGACGGCCTGCGCGTGGACGCGGTGGCGTCCATGCTCTACCTCGACTACTCGCGCAATGCAGGCGAGTGGGTGCCCAACCATCTCGGCGGACGTGAGAACCTCGAAGCAATCGCCTTCATGAGGGAGCTCAACGTCGTGTGCTACAAGAAGCATCCCGGCACCACGATCATCGCGGAGGAAAGCACCGCCTGGCCGGGCGTGTCGAAGCCGGTGAGCACCGGCGGACTGGGGTTCGGCTTCAAATGGAACATGGGCTGGATGAACGACAGCCTGCGCTACATGCAGTACGAGCCGGTACACCGGAAGTATCATCATGGCGAGGCCACGTTCTCGATGATCTACGCCTACGATGAGAGCTTCATCCTCGTGCTCAGTCACGACGAGGTGGTGCATGGCAAGGGCAGTCTCATCAACAAGATGCCAGGCGATCGCTGGCAGAAGTTTGCGAACCTGCGCATGTTCCTCTCATGGATGTGGATGCATCCCGGCAAAAAACTGTTGTTCATGGGCTGCGAGTTCGGCCAGTGGAACGAATGGAAGCATGACGCGAGCCTCGACTGGCATCTCTTCCTCGGTGAAGAGCACAGCGGCCTGCAAAAGCTCGTCCGTGACATCAATCATCTCTACACCACCCGTCCGGCGCTGCACACGAAGGACCACGAGGCCGGCGGCTTCTATTGGCTCGATGCGAACGACGCGGACAACAGCATCTTCGTCTTCGCGCGCTCCTCGCCGGATGGTGACAAGGTGTATGTCGTCGTCAATGCGACTCCGGTCACGCGCAAGAGCTACCGCCTCGGCGTCTCCGATGCCGGCGGCTACCGCGAGCTGTTCAACAGCGACTCGGCGGCTTATGCCGGTTCCGGCGTGAGCGCGGGCGCGGGTTTCCAGGCGCAGCACACCTCCTGGCAGGGGCAGCCGTGGAGCGTGGTTGTCGATCTGCCGCCGCTAGGCACGCTGGTGCTGGGACGCTGA
- a CDS encoding glutathione peroxidase yields MKLLTLATTLLAAVALSAADAPKSVYDVPLKDIDGKDTSLKEYQGKVMLIVNVASKCGKTPQYTQLEQLNQEFKKDGLAVLGFPSNDFGKQEPGTNAEIKEFCSTKYKVTFPMFDKVVVKGPEQHPLYQVLSGPKSPFPGDVKWNFGKFLVGKDGKILKRFEPGVKPDAPEVVEAIKSALAAK; encoded by the coding sequence ATGAAACTTCTTACCCTCGCCACCACCCTCCTTGCCGCGGTCGCGCTCAGTGCCGCGGACGCCCCCAAATCTGTTTACGACGTGCCGTTGAAGGACATCGACGGCAAAGACACCTCTCTGAAGGAATATCAGGGCAAGGTGATGCTCATCGTCAACGTCGCCTCCAAATGCGGCAAGACGCCGCAGTACACGCAGCTCGAACAGCTCAATCAAGAGTTCAAAAAAGACGGCCTCGCCGTCCTCGGTTTCCCCAGCAATGACTTCGGCAAGCAGGAGCCGGGGACGAATGCGGAGATCAAGGAATTCTGCTCCACCAAGTACAAGGTGACCTTCCCGATGTTCGACAAAGTCGTCGTCAAAGGCCCGGAGCAGCATCCGCTCTATCAGGTGCTCAGCGGCCCGAAATCGCCGTTCCCGGGCGATGTGAAGTGGAACTTCGGCAAGTTCCTCGTGGGCAAGGATGGCAAGATCCTGAAGCGCTTCGAGCCCGGCGTGAAGCCAGATGCTCCTGAAGTCGTGGAAGCGATCAAATCAGCGCTCGCGGCGAAGTAA
- a CDS encoding dienelactone hydrolase family protein — translation MTLREPEIVELPTPSGPMRTMVLRPVAEGRFPGLLFHSEIFQLTAPICRTAAALAGHGFIVALPEIYHEYLPAGTVLGYDQAGSDTGNRLKTEKPVAAYDADNRAVLDYLKNHEACTGRLGSFGPCIGGHLTYRAALQPDVAAAACFYPTDLHKRSLGAGMNDDSLARAEEITGELMLVFGRQDPHVPAEGRALIYQTLTAAGVSFTWHEFNAAHAFLRDEGLRYDAELARQALGLTVDFFRRCLG, via the coding sequence ATGACGCTGCGCGAACCTGAAATCGTCGAACTCCCCACACCATCCGGCCCGATGCGCACGATGGTGCTGCGACCTGTGGCCGAAGGCCGGTTTCCGGGGCTGTTGTTTCACTCGGAGATCTTCCAACTCACCGCGCCGATCTGCCGCACGGCCGCTGCTCTGGCGGGACATGGTTTCATCGTGGCGCTGCCGGAGATCTACCATGAGTATCTGCCGGCCGGGACGGTGCTGGGTTATGACCAAGCGGGCTCGGACACGGGCAATCGGCTGAAGACGGAAAAGCCGGTGGCGGCCTATGACGCGGACAATCGTGCGGTGCTGGACTATTTGAAGAACCATGAGGCCTGCACGGGACGTCTCGGTTCCTTTGGCCCCTGCATTGGCGGGCATCTGACCTATCGCGCCGCGCTGCAACCCGACGTGGCGGCAGCGGCCTGCTTTTATCCCACCGATCTGCACAAGCGCAGTCTGGGGGCGGGCATGAACGACGATTCGCTGGCCCGTGCCGAGGAGATCACTGGCGAGTTGATGCTTGTCTTCGGCCGTCAGGATCCGCATGTGCCAGCCGAGGGCCGTGCGTTGATCTACCAGACGCTCACCGCCGCCGGAGTGAGCTTCACCTGGCATGAGTTCAATGCCGCCCATGCCTTTCTGCGCGATGAGGGCCTGCGGTATGATGCGGAACTGGCGCGGCAGGCGCTCGGACTGACGGTGGATTTCTTCCGACGCTGTCTGGGTTGA
- a CDS encoding PDZ domain-containing protein, with amino-acid sequence MKLKHSFLIACLSAAPLQAQQEEKNEVKKAEAAPAEVKPRPPQSTRNPNAPAEELKPVAYIGVLTREVPAELRSQFSLPEGFGLMVDEVMPESPAQAAGLKTHDILVKFEDQRLVNMEQLMALVRSKKKGEAANLTVITGGKETQVPVTLGERMVAVNERRPMYGFGGWPQMGMPFGGREVEQMQRGMRDMGGEQLEQMERFQNEMREFQERLQNWMKGDKSTPMPQAPMFNMPDHNPRRENTQRQPGSSPRDGSVNRFNFSESHEAMNVTRRDDAGEYSMKREDGKTTFTVRPNGGKEQSWPVNTDEERKAVPEEFRDKLRMMDGAGSGTRIEARPGGEGPPRNPAPREGGNNSTQPRPQARGTSA; translated from the coding sequence ATGAAACTCAAACACAGCTTCCTCATCGCCTGCCTCAGCGCCGCACCGCTGCAAGCGCAGCAGGAGGAGAAAAACGAAGTGAAGAAGGCCGAGGCGGCCCCCGCCGAGGTGAAACCGCGCCCGCCACAGTCGACGCGCAACCCCAACGCACCAGCCGAGGAGTTGAAGCCCGTGGCCTACATCGGCGTGCTCACGCGTGAAGTGCCCGCCGAACTGCGCTCCCAATTCTCCCTGCCGGAGGGCTTCGGCCTCATGGTGGATGAAGTGATGCCGGAATCACCAGCCCAGGCGGCTGGATTGAAGACGCATGACATCCTGGTGAAGTTCGAAGATCAGCGGCTCGTGAACATGGAGCAGCTCATGGCCCTGGTGCGCTCCAAGAAGAAGGGCGAGGCCGCCAATCTCACCGTCATCACCGGCGGCAAGGAAACGCAGGTGCCGGTGACACTCGGCGAGCGCATGGTCGCTGTGAATGAGCGGCGGCCGATGTATGGATTCGGCGGCTGGCCGCAGATGGGCATGCCGTTTGGCGGCCGCGAGGTGGAGCAGATGCAGCGCGGCATGCGTGACATGGGCGGCGAACAGCTCGAGCAGATGGAACGCTTCCAAAACGAGATGCGCGAGTTCCAGGAGCGCCTGCAAAACTGGATGAAGGGAGACAAAAGCACGCCCATGCCCCAGGCACCGATGTTCAACATGCCGGATCACAATCCGCGCCGGGAAAACACACAGCGCCAGCCCGGCTCAAGCCCGCGTGATGGCAGCGTGAATCGCTTCAACTTCAGCGAATCCCACGAGGCGATGAACGTGACTCGTCGTGATGATGCTGGCGAATACTCCATGAAACGTGAGGATGGCAAAACCACCTTCACCGTCCGGCCCAACGGCGGCAAAGAGCAAAGCTGGCCCGTGAACACCGACGAAGAGCGCAAAGCCGTGCCAGAAGAGTTCCGCGACAAGCTGCGCATGATGGATGGCGCAGGCAGTGGCACCCGCATCGAAGCCCGCCCCGGTGGTGAAGGCCCGCCTCGCAATCCTGCACCACGTGAAGGCGGCAACAATTCGACCCAGCCTCGGCCCCAAGCTCGCGGCACCTCAGCATAG
- a CDS encoding RNA polymerase sigma factor, with product MEAAFDWKRTFEQIAPQLVLYARQLVDSKSDAEDVVQMAFVRWWRRFPEGDNNHIPLLYAAVRTIALDQRRSDNRRVNREAKSDIAVAGENAPSFDPQPGQKEIAAIVQQALQDLPQEQREVVTLKLWGDLTFNEIAAMTGESINTIAGRYRYALQAMQRKLAPLKEDLLGESSTPALNILPFSTPKEALP from the coding sequence ATGGAAGCCGCCTTTGACTGGAAACGAACCTTTGAGCAGATCGCCCCGCAGCTCGTGCTGTATGCGCGACAACTCGTCGATTCGAAGTCCGATGCCGAAGATGTCGTGCAAATGGCCTTCGTGCGCTGGTGGCGGCGCTTCCCGGAAGGCGACAACAACCACATCCCCCTGCTCTACGCCGCCGTCCGCACCATCGCCCTCGACCAACGTCGTTCCGATAACCGTCGCGTGAATCGGGAGGCGAAGTCCGACATCGCCGTCGCTGGTGAAAACGCGCCCAGCTTTGATCCCCAGCCCGGCCAGAAAGAAATCGCCGCCATCGTCCAACAAGCGCTCCAAGACCTGCCGCAGGAGCAGCGCGAAGTCGTGACGCTCAAGCTCTGGGGCGACCTCACCTTCAACGAAATCGCCGCGATGACCGGCGAATCCATCAACACCATCGCCGGCCGTTACCGCTACGCCTTGCAGGCCATGCAACGGAAGCTTGCCCCGCTCAAAGAAGACCTGCTCGGCGAATCCAGCACACCCGCCCTCAACATTTTGCCCTTCTCCACCCCCAAGGAGGCCCTGCCATGA